In the Triticum aestivum cultivar Chinese Spring chromosome 2B, IWGSC CS RefSeq v2.1, whole genome shotgun sequence genome, aagaagaagaagaaaacagacATCAGGGACTCTTACATCGATGTACAATTCTTGGCCTTAACACGACGATGAACACCTATGTTACGCAGGGACTTGCTTGCTCTACCGGCCACCCCCTCTGCCTCCTTGGCCGGTTTAGGGGACAGAAGAGAGGCTCTTATTACACAGAACGAATCAATAAATAATGGAATGGCACGAGAGGAATTACAAGGTGAAAAGGAACAGTCGTCGTCGGTGATGGTGTGATGTGATGGCGATGATCGACTCGAGGAGGTGACGCATGGAACGGTGActcggtgatggtgatggtgatgatgcttCGAGGTTATTGTCTGTCTGGAACTGGAAGTATACTGATGATCCATGGTGCTGAGCGCCTATTGAACCATGGCGAGGAAGGAGCTCGCGGGGGTCGATGTCGGCGCTGCTGTCGCCGCGGTGGTTGGCGGTGGAGGCGCATTGTTGGTGCCGACGGGGTTTGGCCTCTGGAACTGTATCCTGTACTGCATTTTGCCGTCGTCCTCGCCGTCCTCGCCGTCGTCAGTGTAGTCATCGCCCATGTCGTCGCTGTCGGTCTCGTCCGTCGTGAACTCCCGGTGCGGCTGCTCGTTCAGCTCCCTCACAGCGTCTTCTGGCTTTACGGCAAGCGCATATCCGGTTAGTTTCCACCCCAAAAACATCCATCGAGATCGAGACTGATCGAGCTCAAACACGCTAGGCTGCAAGGTAAAAATGGTGTGCGCGATTACCTTTTTTACGCCCAGGTCGAACGTGGCCGTCGTCGGCGTTGTCTGCCCGTTGCTTGTCGGCACCTGCGCGGCTCCGACTCCTCCGTTGTTCCTCTTGTCGGTGTCGTTGATCTTCTTCCCCTCGATCTCGATCTCGTGCCGGTTCAGGTTCTGATGCTCCGCGACGGCAGGGACAGACACGACGGCGTTGTTGGCCGCGgcgccgctgctgccgctgccgttGTGCTTCTTGCGGTAGATGGCCTCGAGCTGGTGGAAGTACGGGCATGTCTTGGAGTCCTCCGGCCGCCTCTTGTTGCTCTCCTTCACCTTCTTGAAGTACTTGTTGATGTTCTCCCACTTCTCCTTGCACCGTTTGGAGTTGCGGCTGTAACCCAGCCGCCGCATCCCGGCGGAGATCTCCTCCCACAGCGGGCCCTTTGGTCCGTTCTCCTGGTAGCGATTGTCCATGTCCATGCGGAGCTGGATAAGCGCGTGCACCTCCGTCTTGGGCCACCGTGACGACGACGGCCCCCCTCCGCTCTCCCCTCCTCCCAGACCAGCGGCCTCGACGACGTGCTGCTCCGTGGCGACGGGAACCAGCGCGAGTGATAAGCCGGCAGAAGTCGGGGCCGGTGCGCTGCGGGGCGTTCCGGCCTCTTCGCGCGTCGTTTCCTTGTGCTGCGGTGGttgcggcggcggttgctgttggAGCGGCGCAGCTGGGATGGgttgcggctgcggctgcggctgcggctgctgtGTGGCCtgtgacggcggcggtggcggcaggtgCTGCCGAGGTTTCTTTGGCGGTGGCGGGGTCTGGACCTGCATCGGCGTTGGCATGGGGATGACGACGGGTGGGACATGCACGGTCTGACCACCGATGCGCTGGAGGAAGGCGATGATGGAGGCATCGCGGGAAGCTGCCGCGGCGCGCTCCTGCGCGAGCTGCTCCTGCTCGCGGTTAAGGCGGGCCACCTCCTGCCGGCGCCAGGCCTCCTCCCGCTCCGTGCGCTCGGCCTCCCTCTTCTCCATGGTCTCCAGGAACCGCTGCTGCATCTCCTCCTGCCTCTGTACGACCTGCTTCATCAGGCCCTCGAAGAAAGCCATCATCTtcttgctgccgccgccgccgcgcttgcGCTTGCCGAGGCCATCCGGGCTGCCGCCTGTCTCGGCCGTCATGTCGTCATCCTcggagtcgtcgtcgtcgtccgactCAGAGTCGGACATGGACGGGAAGCTGAGGCCTTGCAGGCTGACAGGCAGCGGATGGGGAGGCTCCACGACCGGCGCAGGGGCCGCCGAAGATATAGGGGCCGGCTGCATCGgccccggcggcggcggcattGCGCTCATCGGCTGGGGCGCCGAGAAGGCGTGCATCTGCGGCGGGGGGGCTGCACTGACGACCAGCGGCAAGTGCTCCTGCTGCTGGTGCTGCGCGGCTGCGGTGGCGGCGTGCAGCGCCTCGAGCTCCTGGAAGAAGCGGTAGCTCTTGCCGTCCTGCCGGCCGGCCCGGCCCTCCTTGGTGCGCTTGTAGTACTTGTGCACGTTCTCGAACTTCTCCTTGCACTTCTTGGCGCTCCTCTTGTAGCCCAGCTCCGCAAGCTTCCTGAGATCAAATCAAGACAGAAACGGAAGGTTAATTACTCGCGTTGCGTGGTACGTACTAGAATCAATCAATCTATCAACCAAAGGACTGAAAGCAAGAGAAACAGAGCGGATTAAATGAGCAGCGGTGCGTTtacaggaggaggaagaagaagcttcGAGTgtgtgttttctctttttcttcctcTCCGGGCCGACGAAAGAGACAAGGAGAGGGAAGGACGAGAGAGAGGGCAAGGAAGGAAACATATAGGCAGAATGGGAATTAGTTAACCGCGGGCCATCTCGTCTTTTTAGGGATGAGAGGGGAATTGAAGTGGATGGCAGTAGAAaaatgaggggaaggggagggaaATAAACAAAGGAAGATGAGTGAGGCCGCATTGGGATGGGAGAGAAAGGCTGCCTTCCTTCTTTTCCCAAAAACTGAAAGCGAAAAACAGTGGCAGACTGCGCCTGCAGCCTGCCTGCCTGCGCCTGCCCCTGCCCCTGCACTCACACCGTGGTACGAACGATCCCCAGGAGCCCAGATTCTTACCACCACCCTACGCCTACCCAGCCGCTGAAACCGAGGAGCATTTGATTAGATCGGCCAGGAAAGGCAAGGAAAACTGCGAATTCGAGGGGAATCGCTGGCGGTAACAACGGCGCATAATTTGCCATCATTTCATGTGGAACCATTCCATTCCAACCAGCGCTAAATTCCACGAAACCGTTAGCCGCCTGCGCGACGGGAAATCATGCCCAGGACAAGATGCCGCTGCGGTGAATTGCGAAATGCGTGTGGAAATTACAGTACCGAGTAGAATTTTACTCTCTCTCTTACCTGGAGACCTCCTCCCAGAGGGGGCCCTTGAGGGTGGCGTCGCGGAAGGTGGTGTCCATCTCCGACCGGATCCTGATGAGGGCCAGCGTCTCCTCCCGCGGCCACCGGTTGCCGCCCGACCCCAGCCCGCCGGCGCTGTGGCCGCCGGAGTCGCCCAGCATGTCGTCGTCGGGGAAGCTGCTTCCGCCGGCGCCCGACGCGGCGGCCAATTCCTGTTCGTAGCTCGGCtgtggctgctgctgctgcgtcGGCGGTGGCCGGACGCTCAGCGGCACCGGGCCCGGAGCCGGCTGCGCGGAGAACGGCCCCATgtccgccggcggcggcgccccgTACTGAGACCCGCCACCCTGGTGGTGGTGCTGATGCTGCTGCTGCATGGATGATGCCGCCACGGCACCACGGCCTCTCCTCCGCCTTGAACGCGCGCTCTCAAATTGTCCGGCGGGTACCAAGCTAGCAAGGAAGGCGAAATCTGTATGTGCAACAGGTGGTTGGCTGTAGAACTGTGTGGAGCAATCGAGAGGGGGAAGGACTGGTGAATTGTAGGGAATTAATTGTGGTTTCTGGGCCGTCTAGctcatctccttcctctctctcgcacacacaccgAGTGAGTGTGGTGtgggcggagagggagagggagggagtaGAATTGGAGGGAGAGGATGAAATAGGAAAAGGAGCCCTGGTGGTACAAGTAGGGGAGGGGTGGGAAGGGAAGGGGAGGTCCGGAGGAGGAGGACGCTGGCTG is a window encoding:
- the LOC123046175 gene encoding trihelix transcription factor GTL1 isoform X1; the encoded protein is MQQQHQHHHQGGGSQYGAPPPADMGPFSAQPAPGPVPLSVRPPPTQQQQPQPSYEQELAAASGAGGSSFPDDDMLGDSGGHSAGGLGSGGNRWPREETLALIRIRSEMDTTFRDATLKGPLWEEVSRKLAELGYKRSAKKCKEKFENVHKYYKRTKEGRAGRQDGKSYRFFQELEALHAATAAAQHQQQEHLPLVVSAAPPPQMHAFSAPQPMSAMPPPPGPMQPAPISSAAPAPVVEPPHPLPVSLQGLSFPSMSDSESDDDDDSEDDDMTAETGGSPDGLGKRKRGGGGSKKMMAFFEGLMKQVVQRQEEMQQRFLETMEKREAERTEREEAWRRQEVARLNREQEQLAQERAAAASRDASIIAFLQRIGGQTVHVPPVVIPMPTPMQVQTPPPPKKPRQHLPPPPPSQATQQPQPQPQPQPIPAAPLQQQPPPQPPQHKETTREEAGTPRSAPAPTSAGLSLALVPVATEQHVVEAAGLGGGESGGGPSSSRWPKTEVHALIQLRMDMDNRYQENGPKGPLWEEISAGMRRLGYSRNSKRCKEKWENINKYFKKVKESNKRRPEDSKTCPYFHQLEAIYRKKHNGSGSSGAAANNAVVSVPAVAEHQNLNRHEIEIEGKKINDTDKRNNGGVGAAQVPTSNGQTTPTTATFDLGVKKPEDAVRELNEQPHREFTTDETDSDDMGDDYTDDGEDGEDDGKMQYRIQFQRPNPVGTNNAPPPPTTAATAAPTSTPASSFLAMVQ
- the LOC123046175 gene encoding trihelix transcription factor GTL1 isoform X2, whose protein sequence is MQQQHQHHHQGGGSQYGAPPPADMGPFSAQPAPGPVPLSVRPPPTQQQQPQPSYEQELAAASGAGGSSFPDDDMLGDSGGHSAGGLGSGGNRWPREETLALIRIRSEMDTTFRDATLKGPLWEEVSRKLAELGYKRSAKKCKEKFENVHKYYKRTKEGRAGRQDGKSYRFFQELEALHAATAAAQHQQQEHLPLVVSAAPPPQMHAFSAPQPMSAMPPPPGPMQPAPISSAAPAPVVEPPHPLPVSLQGLSFPSMSDSESDDDDDSEDDDMTAETGGSPDGLGKRKRGGGGSKKMMAFFEGLMKQVVQRQEEMQQRFLETMEKREAERTEREEAWRRQEVARLNREQEQLAQERAAAASRDASIIAFLQRIGGQTVHVPPVVIPMPTPMQVQTPPPPKKPRQHLPPPPPSQATQQPQPQPQPQPIPAAPLQQQPPPQPPQHKETTREEAGTPRSAPAPTSAGLSLALVPVATEQHVVEAAGLGGGESGGGPSSSRWPKTEVHALIQLRMDMDNRYQENGPKGPLWEEISAGMRRLGYSRNSKRCKEKWENINKYFKKVKESNKRRPEDSKTCPYFHQLEAIYRKKHNGSGSSGAAANNAVVSVPAVAEHQNLNRHEIEIEGKKINDTDKRNNGGVGAAQVPTSNGQTTPTTATFDLGVKKKTL